One window of Phoenix dactylifera cultivar Barhee BC4 chromosome 5, palm_55x_up_171113_PBpolish2nd_filt_p, whole genome shotgun sequence genomic DNA carries:
- the LOC120110764 gene encoding uncharacterized protein LOC120110764: protein MRILAWNCRGAAKPAFISSFRRLFQIHSPEIYLLYKTRLSSRGLGRVLRRFEVDWESYVVESQGLSGGIVALCKRGGATIDVFHNCSQQVLMIISVPNAAQWVLSGVYASTDHRTRRVLWDELTHLIAQGFPTAIVGDFNYILEGSEKRGGRAFTDTVDRKEFRDFLSRNGLVDLCFSGPQFTWCNNQSGRARVWERLDRAIASTDWLTRFPSYRVSQLPRIASDHCPLLISTVSGSSHQRPFCFEKVWLSLPQSWDIVRGAWSLPVRGDPM, encoded by the coding sequence ATGAGGATTCTTGCGTGGAATTGTAGAGGGGCGGCTAAGCCGGCCTTCATATCTTCCTTTAGGCGGTTGTTTCAGATCCATAGTCCAGAGATCTACCTTCTCTATAAAACACGACTATCTAGTAGAGGACTGGGTCGTGTATTACGGCGGTTTGAGGTTGACTGGGAGTCATATGTAGTTGAGTCCCAGGGGTTGTCCGGGGGTATTGTGGCTCTGTGCAAGCGGGGTGGGGCTACAATAGATGTATTCCATAACTGCTCCCAACAGGTCCTGATGATTATCTCGGTACCTAATGCCGCACAATGGGTTCTGAGCGGTGTGTATGCTAGCACTGACCATCGGACCAGAAGGGTCTTGTGGGATGAGCTCACCCACTTAATCGCTCAGGGTTTTCCAACGGCGATAGTGGGTGATTTTAATTACATCTTGGAGGGGAGTGAGAAACGTGGAGGTAGGGCTTTCACTGACACTGTGGATAGGAAGGAGTTTCGTGATTTCCTCTCGCGAAACGGCCTAGTAGATCTATGTTTCTCTGGCCCGCAATTTACTTGGTGTAATAACCAGTCCGGTCGAGCCAGGGTATGGGAGCGGCTCGATAGGGCTATTGCTTCCACTGACTGGCTTACCAGATTTCCTTCCTACAGGGTTAGTCAACTACCCCGAATTGCTTCGGACCACTGTCCTTTGTTGATTTCGACTGTATCTGGTTCTTCTCACCAGCGCCCCTTCTGCTTCGAGAAGGTTTGGTTGTCTCTCCCTCAATCCTGGGACATTGTCCGAGGAGCTTGGAGTCTGCCGGTTCGTGGTGACCCCATGTAG